In the genome of Lathyrus oleraceus cultivar Zhongwan6 chromosome 4, CAAS_Psat_ZW6_1.0, whole genome shotgun sequence, the window AGACCGCTCTTGTGGGAGATTCTGTTGAAGATTCAATCCTTATGCCTGATCCTTTACTTCCTGCAACTTCATCAAGCATTCCCCTATCCACATCAGTATCTGGTACTTGGAATTCTGGTCGGCTGGGTGCTTCCATTGATACATCTTTGCTTGCAACATCCAGCAGTGAATTTATAAGAAGCCTTTTCCTGCTAGAGACAGGGACCTTTGCCATCTTCATGCTGTTAATTATGTTTCATTTCTTCGAAGCATAACCCCTGAAACACAGCAGAATCAAATGAGACAATTCAAACGCTTTAATGTTGGTGAAGATTGTCCTGTTTTGATGGCCTATGCTCTTTCTGTCAAACTTACGCCGGAATGTTGCTCGCTGCTGGTGCTATGAGACAGGAGTTTCTCTTAGAATCGAAGTTGATGACAAAATGCCAAAGAAGATGATGTTGACATGCTGGCAGATGTGAACCAGATGGCAGAAGCTGCAGCTGCAGCTGGGCAGACGTTATCAGCATTTGAGAGTGAGCTACGCCCTATTGACCGATATGCCATTCATTTTCTAGAGCTGTGGGATCCAATTATAGATAAAGCAGCCTTGGAATCTGAAGTCAGGATTGAGGATACTGAATGGGAATTGGATCGCATTGAAAGGTATAAGGAGGAGTTGGAAGCCGAAATTGACGAAGATGAGGAGCCTCTTGTATATGAAAGCTGGGATGCAAAACTTCTGGTTACTATGCAGATCCTCATTTGTGGCAAGAAACATATGATTATAGACCAGGTTTAACTCATTCGGAACCGAATAACTCGATTGAGTTGCCTCCGGCTGGTTTGTCCGATATGTTTTCTTTATTTGGAAAAAGCGGCAAGGGATATTCTGGAGGCAATTAGCTTCCATTTGAATTTACGCAGTTCTCCGTTTGTAGGAATATTGGATAACATTCCCTTGAGAAATCGGGAAATTTCATCTTCAGTTTTGTCTGTTTGCTGTCATGCTAGGCCTTCGTTTCAAGGGCCACAACATCATAATATAGTGGCAACTCAAGAGGATGGTCAATTGCTTATGTATCCTGATCGTGATCATCAAGTTGATAAAAGCTTGATATCTCTTGTTAAGTCTGACAGAGCGGGTTTACATGTTAAAGACTATCAAGGTCGGTGGATTCTTGTGGATGTTGATTTGGGGCCTCAAGAGGCTATTGTTTATCCTGGGTTTGCTCTTTATCAAACAACAGCAGGATATGTTAACCCTGCATTGCACAAAACTGAGATCAATAGGGAGGCTAACATGTATGGGAGGTGTTCTTTAGGGTTCAAACTTTTGCCTAAATCAATGACTAGTCTTGATTGTTCGGAAATGAGAGCGGCCGGTTACGGAATTGAAACTCAGTTCCACCTTCCTGTTCCTGTTGATGATTTTATGCAACGTTCGCATCCAACTGACCACCTTTTTAATAGGCCTGCTTTTCAATGCTTCAATTTCCAACCAACGCATGACGGATCCATGAAGACTTTGATACGGAGGAGGATGCAATATTATGTGCAGTTGTTCATGAGTATGGTCCTAACTGGAGCTTTGTTAGTGAAATGCTTTATGGCATTCCGGCTCTGATCAATGCTACCATAGCTCCCTCAAAAGAATTCATGCAGGGTGAGTGTGCTCAAGCATTACAAGAGAATGCTATGTGCGCTTTAGCAAATATTTCTGGTGGTTTGTCTTATGTCATATCTAGCCTCGGTCAAAGCCTCGAGTCATGCTCTTCTCCTACACAAATTGCCGACACTTTAGGATCTATAGCATCAGCTCGCCGAATCTACCAAACCGTCAGATCCTTTGGTGGTTGAAGAGACATTACTCAAACAATTCAAACCTCGCTTGCCTTTCCTTGTGCTAGAACGGACCATCAAAGCTCTTGCTGGTTTATACGGTAATTCCGTACTCTCAACTAAACTAGCAAATTCCGATGCAAAACGTTTGCTTGTTGGTTTGATAACTGTGGCTGCCAATGAAGTGCAATATGAGCTTATAAAAGCTCTGTTGACATTATGCAAAAGTGAATGCAGTCTATGGTGTGCGCTTCTAGGCCGTGAAGGAGTTCAGCAATTGATATCACATCTGGGACTTTCATCAGAACAGCAACAAGAATGTGCTATTGCCTTGCTCTGTTTATTGTCTGATGAAAATGTTGAAAGTAAATGGGCCATTACTGCTGCTGTTGGTATACCTCCACTTGTTCAAATTTTGGAGTCGGGATCTGCCAAAGCAAAGGAAGACTCGGCAGCAATTCTTAGGAACTGGGTTTGCTGTCCACTGAAAGATGCTGAAGGAATTAATAATAGGCTTGAGGTGGTAGATCATTTAATAACTTTACCTGAAGTTGTGTTTCATATTGCACAACATCTTTGCAAGCTTCCAGATTTGGAACTATTACTTGGTTGGACCAAGTCTAGCCTTAAAGTATCAAGCTCTATCTTACTTCCTTTGTTGGCAAAGAAAATATTGAAAAAGAGGGTGAAAGTGTTTGGGTCTCTTGTAAAAGGCCTTCAGACTACTTTGAGTTTGCTGCTTCTACTACAGAAAGAGAAGTCTCTAATATCATCCTTGACCAAAATTGTTAAACTTCCTGTTCTGACTGGCAGTGATGGGCTCGATCAGTTCCTTACTCAGTTTGAAGCAGCTGTAGACAGTGACTTCCCAAATTACCAAAATCATGATGTTACGGATACAGATGCTGAAACACTCACAATACTTGCTGAATTATTTTTGGAGAAAGCTGCTCAATGGGTCGAAGTTGTTCATGCCATCAACTACATTGATGTGCTAAGATCTTTTGCTGTTACTTCTAGCTTTTCTTGTGGAACTGTGTCTAGGCCTGTTGTAGTGCCAACATCAAAAGGTACAAGTAAAGATAGTGGAGTGCCTGAGCTCAAAATGAAGGGACTATGGCATCCATTTGCTCTTGGAGAGAGTGGGCGTGTGCCTGTTCCAAATAACATAATCCTGGGTGAGAACGAAGACATGCAACATCCTCGCACATTGCTTCTAACAGGGCCAAACATGGGTGGAAAATCAACACTTTTGCGTGCTACCTGTCTAGCTGTTATTATGGCCCAGTTAGGTTGCTATGTCCCTTGTGAAAATTGTGTTCTCTCAGTTGTGGATATCATCTTCACACGGCTTGGAGCCACAGATAGAATCATGGCAGGCGATACCTTCTTTATTGAGTATACAGAAACTGCATCAGTACTTCAGAATGCTACTCAAGATTCTCTTGTTATCCTTGATGAATTGGGTCGGGGAACAAGCACTTTTGATGGATATGACATTGCATATGCTGTATTCCGACATCTGATTGGAAAGGTTAACTGTCGCTTGCTATTTGCCGCACATTACCATCCGCTAACAAAAGAATTTGCCTCTCATCCACAAGCTATCAAATCCCTGCAAAAAAGAGATGTTTTCCTCCAAGTTAACAACACCACACAAAATCAGTTTACATAAAAAAAACATATCCTATTTTCATCTAAGTGAGTTACAGTGGTGAATTGTTTCTTACCAACAGTGAAGTTTTGGAAATGAAGAGAATTGAGGGAGGGACCACCAACTGGGGATGAGGACAAAACTTTCCAACCTCCGGACACTCCACTCCTCCGAAAGAAAACACAGCAGAGGAAAGAGATGAGTAGCATATAAAAGGGAAATTACTATTCACAGAGAATCCTAATTTTTGAGAGAGGAGCCGCTACTGTTCACTAAGAAAAAAAAGGAGCCGACGGCAAGGAGAAAAGAAAACCATAGTTTTTCTTGATGAAGAACGGACAAGAAGATCAAAGACCGGTTCAGACGAAACCTTACCTACATCCGTCGGTTAATCTCGCCGCAACCGGTTAGTTTCCTTTTCGAATTTCTATTTCCATTTCTCCGTTTTAGCTTCCTTAAAGCTTCCATTTGTTTGGTTAACTTCTGTAAAATTTTGATGTTCAAAGGGAAAGAAAAATGATTGCTGGACTAAGATGAATATGTTTCCCAGAACCTGCTACTGTTATATTTGTTATTTAATTATATTCAACGCCTGTTTATTATATGGTTATTATATTTATAGTAATGCAGACGATATTTGGATAACAAAATAGTTATAGTCTAGTGGCAAAAACGTTGTTTGGTAAACCCTAGGTTCTGGATTTGATCCCTGGATTTTAGCATTTCTTATTTTTTTAATATACTTTCCATTTTCTActagtttttattattattaccatttttttattattttaaaccttttataattttttttctctttttttaaacacttgttgattttaatgttTGTCCTTGATTTATTGTTTAAACATCGATTTTTAACTTATGGATTTGGCAATTTTTCTTGTTatttatccatgattatttttatcgatatattgatagtatttcgccgcgttttgattaatcgcatatgacatttcaattattgtcaatatgcgcaaaccgactttgagcacattatttaggtTTTGTGTGTCCCTCAATTTCCATCCGTGCAAATCCCAATTTTATCTCTTTTcgatttaatttttaagtgtgttgtaaatataacttgttgtgttattttcttcacatggcttactcttgggccttcttacaatgagacagttctcttgcacttacactcatacatcacattttttgttgtttgggcccgatttaattatttcattattttgaattctcattcgacaaaatgtacccTCACTCCCATGACAtgtaataattttactgttttatttctttattgcttgactgtttagttagctactaacacaagaataaaatcaaccattcccaaaagatcaaaaataatgactcgatccaacatcgagtattttctcaataaacaaatcaatccatttcttcctcccattcCATTTCATctctttcaaactttcatcaaatgcttgatccaatgtcaagccgtttttcataataaaaactcaaaaaatattaattcatattcaagacattttcaataaagatggaaatggaacgtggtggataccacgcactcctgagactagggtTCGAGATGGATGTCTCGCCTATCCTAGCTatcgccatcatccaaatttatctactttattttctctcaaacactcattcaaatttctcttaaacgtccatcaatgcttgatccaatgtcaagtcattttcacaataaaacttaaaatacttaattcctatctaaacacttttcaataaagatggaaatggaacatgatggataccatgcactcctgagattaagacTCGAGGTGGATgtctcgcctatcttagctctcgccataTTTAAAATTGTCAAGGCAGTTTCTTCAAACCatttctcaatcaaacctcaaaaatacttaattcttattaaacatttttgcaaataagatggaaatggaacgtggtggataccatgcactcctgagactaggattcgagatggataccccgctcatccaagttctcgccattattcaaaacacatcaaaccaatcaagTTCTTTTCTCGCCGCTGTGCGATTGACTCTTAAaccttttctcaaacgaaaggtactttgtttcaaaacgatgcaaggcaatgtttttccacctgttttggatagtccaacaatgtttttgtcgatttgacacaaagtagtTTTCGCTAtaatcgaccaacaaacaaacattttttttctaccaagaactacgtaagccttgatttctctgttgagatacgtaggagcaggattcgtaaatcttgtcagacccactaataaaaaacttaggtttagtccttcgtcgaaaatccaaaaaatattctcctttcttttattctttctttcccacctaataacttaaagcctaaacatttcaaactaacattaacgcacacaactaacctaatggttcccgttgagtacaacggacgtgaggggtgttaatacctcccccttgcgtaatcgactcccgaaccctgatttggttgcgacgatcATAATCATTGTCTTTtttttcttgggttttatcgatatttcccctttcctttttaggaataaataaagttcgatggcgactctgttcagtccatcattgcgagcgtgcaATTGCGCTTCGCTTAAGTCGTGTCTCCCATTTTTCTCAAGGTACGACAGTTATACTTAACCTATCTTTTTCTGTTAACAACGACGCAATTGAAGCAAAATTCGACGGATTCTGTTACGTAGTAGCCTAGCTATTTTCTTCAAAATCCAAGAGATAAAATATAAGTACATATTCTTCATTTGGCCATTGAgtagtgatatatatatatatatatatatatatatatatatatatatatatatatatatatatatatatatatatatatatatatatatatatatatatatatatatatatatatatatataaagatcATGCATGACTCCAAAAAATCAAAAAACATAGTTGACCTGGAAAATTGGACAACATAAACATTAgttaacaaaaataataataaagtaATAAGTAAATAATGATATACATACATCCATTTCAAGCACAACCCGAAGGTTGTGGTTGAGACTGTGATGATGAGACACCTGATACTCCTTTTGCGGCTAAATACATTTGTTGAAACtctaaaataattaaataaacaattttTAATAAGGCATAATTATACAACATTACATCATATTTATTAGAAATTCAGTAATAAATTTACTTGTTACAATATTTTCTGAAATCTCAAAATCTTCCATGAGATTCATATCTTTGAAATAGGTAAAAGAAGGCCTTAACCAATTCTGGGTGCAAATTAAAGCCTCGGCCATTTCAACAGTTAAAGAACTCCTATAGGTTTCTATGACTCTCCCTCCTGTGCTAAAAGCACTTTCAGAAGCAACAGTAGACACTGGTGTGGCTAAAATATCTTTAGCCATTGTATATAAAATAGGATATTCGATTGAATTACGTTTCCACCATACAAGAATGTCAAAGTTAGGATCCCTTTTGACACACTTACTAGAATTATACACCTCAAGCTCATTTTGTTGACCAATCGATTCTTGCTCCTCTAAATGTTGCTCAAAAGCATTGGCTCTAGCCATAAGTGATGAACGGGCAGCAGATGCATTTGTTTCATCATTGGAGACATTATTTCCACCACTACCAAGAGGCTATATGGAATTATGTTCTTGGTCATAAGCTTGCTTATACCAATCATACAACTTTTGTAAATTCTCTTTTATAGATTTTACCAAGTCGCTACCAAACTTTGATCCAACTCCATACATGTCCTTAAACGCCCACTCAATGTAACTCAACTTGTATCTTGGATCAAGAATAATACCAAATTATATCATCTTGTTCATCTTATCAGGACTTCCCCAATATCTATTATATTTTTCCATCATATCTCCACCCACACTTGCAAAAAAATCATTTAAGTTCAAAGTAGCTTGCTTTAACTCACAATAAATGGCAGACACTTGGTGAAAACAAGTATGCAAACTCACATTTTGAGAGGTGGAAAAAGTCTTAGTTGCTTCATAGAATAACTTTAGGAAAGCGCTAAAAGCCCTAGCAATGTCCCAATCATCATTACTAGGGGGATTACCTTTTCCAAAGAACTCCCTATAGCTCGACTCTTCATCCTCAAGCTTTTCAAAAGCGAGTTGAAACTTCTCCGCAGCTTCTAGCATTAAATATGTCGCGTTCCAACGAGTTGAAACATCAAGACATACTAATTTTTTGCAAGTTATTCCAGCAAATTCAATGCATTCTTTAAACTTGGTTGCCCTATGAGGTGAGGACTTAACAAATCTAACAGCATCTCTAACACTAGTTACAGATAAATGTTTATCTTTTCAAACCCTCATTTACCACCAAGTTCAAAATGTGAGCTGAACACCTCATATGAAAACACTCTCCACCCCCCATTAACCCATTCATATTTGCTATTTTTCTCTTTAGATATGTCACAACAACATCATTTGAAGTGGCATTATCAACAGTTATGGTTGACACATTCCTAATTCCCCAATCCCTTAACACTTCTTCAATCTTCCTACCTACAGTTTCACCTTTGTGGTTTGGAATTACGGTAAAGCTTATAATTCTTTTTTGGTACTTCCATTCGTTATCCACAAAGTGTGTTGTAAGGGTCAAGTAGTTGAGATTTTGTATAGAAGTCCAACAATCAGTAGTAAGTGCTACCCTATTGCAATCAGACTTAAAAAAGGCCTTTAACTTTTGTTTTTCATCCAAGTATAGCTGAAAACAGTCCCTAGCTACCGTACGCCTAGATGGGATGGTAAATTGGGGCTGCATTACTTTGGAATAAAATTAAAACCCTTCACCCTCTACTGCACTAAATGGCTGCTCATCTAGAACTACAAAAACTGACAAAGCACTTCTACAAGCTTTCTTGTCAAATCTAGAGCTAACTTGAACCAATTTACCATCTACACTTGGGTATGTTAGAATAGTTTGTGTGGAGTCAGTTGACACGACAAGGGGCTTCTTAGAACATTTTAAAATATGGTGGTTCAAATTAGTGGTGTCGTGAGTCCTAGGGTCACACAAGTATTTTTTATGGCAGTGTTTGCAGGCTGCAGTGGGTGCATCAACTAGGTCATCGGGTAATTTAATAAAATGTTCCCAGCAAGCAGATGATTGCCTAGAACCACTTGAACTAGATTTCCTCTTCTTTATAGGTTGCATAGCTGAACCTACTTCATTAATTGGTAAATTTTGATTAGGCTCACCAGTCACTGAAATAACGAAGGAGCCAACCAAGAACCTACTTCATTAATTAGAACAGAGTAAAAACTTTAAAACTATGATTAACAATAAAAACTTTGTAAAGAGAGTAATAATACTTGATACATAAAAAATAATTGTAAAGAGACAGAACAGAGACAACAATAACCACACCAAAACAAGAACAGTACTTAGAACACCACTGCATTGATATATAAGAACTAGAAAGACAACAATAACAATATAAATTCTTAGAATAACACTATTGTTACTAAAACTATGATTAAAATGATTAACAACAAAAATAATTCTTAGAATAAATTCAGCATCCCAATTAAATAAATGTCATTCTAAATAGTTATTGGAAAGCTATAAAAGTATTGGTTAAATAAGTGATATATATATTATTAAAGTATTGGAAAGATATAAAAGTATTGGTTAACACAGTGATATATATTATTAAAGTTGTAGCTGATGTAGTTTAGAACAGAAATTGAAAATACAAATTAAATGCTAAATTAATTAAATTGACATTGAAATTGACATTGAAAATTAATATATAAGTTCAACAATTTTGGAACAATTAAACAGATTAAATGAGATAAAAATGGGAGTAAGTATACAACATATTCTTGACATAGAAAATGATCATTAGCATGAAATAATTCCAATAACTGTATTCAAATCCTACAACTTCATCCAATCTACTGGCTTGTTCATCTACACTTTGAGAATCAGTTTAAAACAGTCCCAATTCATATGCATACAACATATACAAACAAACCCAATTAACATACATTTCAAACAATCTCATACACTACTAATTGGTTTTAAATCAATTTGAAAATCATTTAAAAACAGTCACAATTCAGCCCAAATTCATATGCATACAACACATACAGTCCCAATTAGCATACATTTCCAAGACACGAAGTCAAATACACTTACAATTGCATTGCTCTTGCTCTAAGACTCTTTCCATGCTACTTTGATGTTGATCCATCTATCCAAATCAAACATCAATAACATAATTAGGTAATACATATTGTTGCCATCAATGAGATAAGTACATGGTTTTTAGGACAACTTATAAATTTCAAACACAATATAAAACAAGTTGAATACTCTTATAGTTTAGTGGATCTTGCTCTATGGTTCTTTGAGTTCTTTGACTGCTACTAT includes:
- the LOC127137885 gene encoding DNA mismatch repair protein MSH7 codes for the protein MQGECAQALQENAMCALANISGGLSYHQLAESTKPSDPLVVEETLLKQFKPRLPFLVLERTIKALAGLYGNSVLSTKLANSDAKRLLVGLITVAANEVQYELIKALLTLCKSECSLWCALLGREGVQQLISHLGLSSEQQQECAIALLCLLSDENVESKWAITAAVGIPPLVQILESGSAKAKEDSAAILRNWVCCPLKDAEGINNRLEVVDHLITLPEVVFHIAQHLCKLPDLELLLGWTKSSLKVSSSILLPLLAKKILKKRVKVFGSLVKGLQTTLSLLLLLQKEKSLISSLTKIVKLPVLTGSDGLDQFLTQFEAAVDSDFPNYQNHDVTDTDAETLTILAELFLEKAAQWVEVVHAINYIDVLRSFAVTSSFSCGTVSRPVVVPTSKGTSKDSGVPELKMKGLWHPFALGESGRVPVPNNIILGENEDMQHPRTLLLTGPNMGGKSTLLRATCLAVIMAQLGCYVPCENCVLSVVDIIFTRLGATDRIMAGDTFFIEYTETASVLQNATQDSLVILDELGRGTSTFDGYDIAYAVFRHLIGKVNCRLLFAAHYHPLTKEFASHPQAIKSLQKRDVFLQVNNTTQNQFT